In one window of Psychrobacter sp. P2G3 DNA:
- a CDS encoding CidA/LrgA family protein — protein sequence MKTTHSSTMPPWIALILTLAMVIVVRETAVVICQWAGIEKAANVVGLVAMFFILVAWRLLKGLPGWLTKASNTLLVDSGFAFLPVSAGAGLLLFALGDELWGVMLTILISTLIPLWGLGLLANRWLNHNADNNTDTTNQQKGQQ from the coding sequence ATGAAGACGACTCACTCATCGACTATGCCACCATGGATTGCGTTAATATTGACGCTAGCTATGGTTATTGTTGTCCGTGAAACAGCGGTTGTTATTTGTCAGTGGGCGGGTATTGAAAAAGCCGCCAATGTAGTTGGTTTAGTAGCGATGTTTTTTATTCTTGTAGCATGGCGATTGCTAAAAGGTTTACCGGGCTGGTTGACCAAAGCTAGCAATACACTACTAGTGGATAGCGGCTTTGCCTTTTTGCCAGTATCAGCTGGTGCAGGCTTGCTACTTTTTGCATTAGGTGATGAGTTATGGGGCGTCATGCTAACCATATTGATTAGTACGCTGATACCGCTTTGGGGTCTGGGGCTACTTGCCAATCGTTGGCTAAATCATAATGCAGACAACAATACTGACACTACTAACCAGCAAAAGGGACAGCAATGA
- the hflX gene encoding ribosome rescue GTPase HflX codes for MDYFERHSGGERAIIVHLDIRQIQDPDDLGEFELLADSAGADRLALVTGSRSRPDAKYFVGSGKAEEIAELVREHDADIVLFNHSLSPSQERNVEALIKCRVLDRTGLILDIFAQRARTYEGKLQVELAQLNHLSTRLVRGWTHLERQKGGIGLRGPGETQLETDRRLLQTRVNQLKNKLDKVRQTRAQGRAKRQKSDVPTISLVGYTNAGKSTLFNRLVDENIYAADQLFATLDPTLRRLDWQGVGRVVLVDTVGFVRHLPHELVESFHATLEETLEADLLLHVIDSSSEDMHEQIQAVKDVLAEISNDVPVLNIYNKIDLTGEPAHIGYATEGEPNRVYVSSKDNLGMEELSLAVQQLLTGTLTTFDLTLPYDAGQLKNTLYELGVIQAESYDDTGHECLTIRLPSDRLKQLLGQANLSPLDVLPLAQATLLMPTLEPFEKAIKDDQVTDGFENANTQESDDFLETDTNFDIDTDANLDTDEPSTTDSSS; via the coding sequence TTGGATTATTTTGAAAGACATTCAGGTGGCGAACGCGCCATTATCGTACATTTAGACATCCGTCAAATCCAAGATCCTGACGATCTAGGCGAGTTTGAGCTGTTGGCGGATTCGGCAGGTGCAGATCGTTTAGCACTCGTCACTGGCTCACGCTCAAGACCAGATGCCAAATACTTCGTTGGCAGCGGTAAAGCAGAAGAAATCGCTGAACTGGTACGTGAACATGACGCCGATATTGTTTTGTTTAATCATAGCTTATCGCCATCACAAGAGCGTAATGTTGAGGCGTTGATTAAATGCCGCGTACTTGATCGCACTGGTTTAATTTTAGACATCTTTGCTCAGCGTGCGCGTACTTATGAAGGTAAGTTGCAGGTAGAGCTGGCACAGCTGAACCATTTGTCTACGCGCTTAGTACGCGGTTGGACGCATTTGGAACGTCAAAAAGGTGGTATCGGTCTGCGTGGTCCAGGTGAAACTCAGCTTGAGACAGATCGCCGCTTACTACAGACACGAGTCAATCAGCTTAAGAACAAGCTTGATAAAGTAAGACAAACTCGCGCGCAAGGTCGAGCTAAGCGTCAAAAATCAGATGTGCCAACGATTTCATTAGTTGGCTATACTAACGCGGGTAAGTCAACTTTGTTTAACCGCTTAGTTGATGAAAACATCTATGCAGCGGATCAGCTATTTGCAACCTTAGACCCTACTTTACGCCGCTTAGACTGGCAAGGCGTGGGGCGAGTAGTGTTGGTCGATACCGTTGGTTTCGTCCGTCACTTACCGCATGAATTGGTTGAGTCTTTTCATGCTACTTTGGAAGAGACGCTAGAGGCTGATTTATTGCTACATGTCATCGACTCATCTAGTGAAGATATGCATGAGCAAATCCAAGCGGTTAAAGATGTCTTGGCTGAGATTAGTAACGATGTACCAGTGCTCAATATCTATAATAAAATTGATTTGACAGGTGAGCCTGCGCATATAGGCTATGCGACCGAAGGTGAACCCAATCGTGTATATGTGTCATCAAAAGACAATCTAGGCATGGAAGAGCTGTCACTTGCCGTGCAGCAATTACTGACGGGTACCCTAACCACGTTTGACTTGACCCTTCCTTATGATGCCGGTCAGCTCAAAAACACACTATACGAGCTGGGTGTTATCCAAGCAGAAAGTTACGATGATACGGGACATGAATGCTTAACCATTCGTCTGCCAAGCGATAGACTTAAGCAATTACTGGGACAAGCGAACTTGTCACCATTAGACGTCTTACCATTAGCGCAAGCAACATTATTGATGCCTACGCTTGAGCCATTTGAAAAAGCTATCAAAGACGATCAAGTTACTGATGGCTTTGAGAATGCTAATACTCAAGAGTCTGATGACTTTCTTGAGACTGATACTAATTTTGACATCGATACTGATGCCAACTTGGATACTGATGAACCATCCACTACTGATTCATCGTCTTAG